The proteins below come from a single Clupea harengus chromosome 21, Ch_v2.0.2, whole genome shotgun sequence genomic window:
- the LOC116218189 gene encoding uncharacterized protein LOC116218189: protein MNYTSRVHRLRFCLFDEYLHVPMTSLGNMQPGYIFESKNTQYTMRSGEEESSSFSMKTSGALLVLLCCCLAETQLRGETISENDITRQGHYGEAETRENEVMGAAQRTEAAATASTQQTCQPDIHTVLREMSALMVEQRVELRYTKTQMEAMETRLRASESKADTLETRLRASESKAETLATRLRVSEKTVKEQRVDLRQTEARLTDRLTASERLVERLQSENEAQTVNLNLTVSQVEELRREREERRVSFSASLVTSGDETFGPFSRPTTLVYRHVFTNTGNAYNPNTGVFTAPVRGVYHFSVFVYGNGHASTRSAVSLHRNEEHVVIAYSNQPSHGYSSSNGASLLLEVGDVVYVKLWPNSWVHDSYIHHTTFSGHLLFPM, encoded by the exons ATGAACTACACCTCACGTGTGCATCGTTTACGCTTCTGTTTGTTTGATGAATATCTGCACGTCCCAATGACATCACTTGGTAACATGCAACCAGGCTATATATTTGAGAGCAAgaacacacagtacacaatgagaagtggagaggaggaatCATCCAGTTTCAGCATGAAGACTTCTGGAGCTCTactggtgctgctgtgctgctgtttggcTGAGACGCAGCTCAGAGGAGAGACCATCAGTGAAAATGACATCACTCGCCAGGGCCACTATGGTGAAGCTGAGACCAGAGAGAATGAGGTTATGGGTGCAGCACAGAGAACTGAAGCTGCTGCCACAGCCTCCACCCAACAAACCTGCCAGCCTGACATCCacactgtgctgagagagatgagCGCACTGATGGtggagcagagagtggagctCAGATACACTAAGACACAAATGGAGGCcatggagaccagactgagagccagtgagagTAAAGCAGATACTTtggagaccagactgagagccagtgagagTAAAGCAGAGACTTTGGCGACCAGACTGAGAGTCAGTGAGAAGACAGTCAAGGAGCAGAGAGTGGATCTCAGACAGACTGAagccagactgacagacagactgacagccaGTGAGAGACTAGTGGAACGGCTTCAGAGTGAAAATGAGG cTCAGACAGTGAATCTGAACCTCACTGTGAGCcaggtggaggagctgaggagggagagagaggagaggagggtgtctttctctgcctcactgGTAACATCAGGGGATGAAACTTTTGGTCCCTTTAGTAGGCCAACCACACTGGTCTACAGACATGTCTTCACCAACACTGGAAACGCCTACAACCCCAATACAG GTGTCTTCACGGCTCCAGTCAGGGGTGTCTACcacttttctgtttttgtgtatggAAATGGTCATGCATCTACACGTTCAGCAGTCTCTCTCCATAGGAATGAAGAACATGTTGTCATTGCTTACAGTAATCAGCCAAGCCACGGTTATAGCTCCTCTAATGGAGcttctctgctgctggaggtgggagatgtggTCTATGTGAAGCTGTGGCCCAACTCATGGGTCCATGACAGCTATATCCACCACACCACCTTCTCTGGCCACCTTCTCTTCCCCATGTGA